One genomic segment of Pongo pygmaeus isolate AG05252 chromosome 19, NHGRI_mPonPyg2-v2.0_pri, whole genome shotgun sequence includes these proteins:
- the TLCD2 gene encoding TLC domain-containing protein 2 produces the protein MAPPGLLVAGASFLAFRGLHWGLRRLPTLESAARDRWQWRNLCVSLAHSLLSGTGALLGLSLYPQMAADPIHGHPRWALVLVAVSVGYFLADGADLLWNRTLGKTWDLLCHHLVVVSCFSTAVLSDHYVGFAMVSLLLELNSACLHLRKLLLLSRQAPSLAFSVTSWASLATLAIFRLVPLGWMSLWLFQQHHQVPLALVTLGGIGLVTVGVLSIILGIRIVVNDVLKSRPHPPSPGHEKTRGTRTCRDDGPVTRDSSTLSLKD, from the exons ATGGCGCCCCCGGGGCTCCTGGTGGCTGGCGCCTCCTTCCTCGCGTTCCGGGGGCTGCACTGGGGGCTGCGGCGGCTGCCCACGCTGGAATCGGCCGCTCGGGACCGCTGGCAGTGGCGGAACCTCTGCGTCTCCCTGGCGCACAGCCTGCTCTCGGGGACCGGGGCGCTGCTCGG CCTGTCACTGTACCCTCAGATGGCCGCCGACCCCATCCATGGCCACCCGCGCTGGGCTCTGGTGCTGGTGGCTGTGTCTGTGG GCTACTTCCTGGCAGACGGAGCTGACTTGCTGTGGAACAGGACCTTGGGCAAGACCTGGGATCTTCTCTGTCATCATTTGGTG GTGGTGAGCTGCTTCAGCACCGCTGTTCTGTCTGACCACTACGTGGGCTTCGCCATGGTGTCTCTGCTCCTGGAGCTGAACTCTGCCTGCTTGCACCTGCGGAAGCTGCTGTTGCTTTCTCGCCAGGCCCCATCCCTGGCCTTCAGTGTGACCAGCTGGGCCTCCCTGGCCACCCTGGCCATCTTCCGCCTGGTCCCGCTGGGGTGGATGAGTCTGTGGCTGTTCCAGCAGCACCACCAGGTTCCTCTTGCTCTGGTCACCCTGGGTGGAATTGGGCTGGTCACTGTGGGCGTCCTGAGCATCATATTGGGGATCCGCATTGTGGTCAATGATGTCCTGAAGTCTCGACCCCATCCACCCAGCCCTGGGCACGAGAAAACCAGGGGGACCAGGACATGTCGTGACGATGGACCTGTCACCAGGGACAGTTCGACTCTCAGCCTGAAAGACTAG